The following are encoded in a window of Phaseolus vulgaris cultivar G19833 chromosome 3, P. vulgaris v2.0, whole genome shotgun sequence genomic DNA:
- the LOC137805524 gene encoding secreted RxLR effector protein 161-like, with the protein MEACKAATTPMSTNCYLGADAAGPEVDQTMYRGLIGYLLYITASRPAIMFVVCLCARFQSCPKESHLKVVKRILKYLKGTISMGLWYPSHSPIHLVGYSDYDFADCKLDRKSTSGTCHVLGSSLISWHSKKQACVALSKLKLNILQLEAAVHRFCGSSNSLKTLDYRLTKYLYFVTTQMPST; encoded by the coding sequence ATGGAAGCATGTAAAGCTGCAACAACGCCTATGTCAACAAACTGCTACTTAGGTGCTGATGCAGCTGGACCAGAAGTTGATCAAACCATGTATAGGGGTTTAATAGGTTATCTTCTTTACATAACTGCAAGTAGACCAGCTATTATGTTTGTTGTCTGCCTCTGTGCAAGATTCCAGTCTTGTCCTAAGGAATCACATCTAAAAGTTGTGAAGAGGATTCTGAAGTATCTCAAAGGCACAATATCCATGGGTTTATGGTATCCCTCTCATTCCCCTATTCATTTAGTAGGATATTCTGACTATGATTTTGCAGATTGCAAATTAGACAGGAAAAGTACGAGTGGAACATGTCACGTACTTGGATCTAGCCTCATTTCATGGCACAGTAAAAAACAAGCATGTGTAGCTTTATCAAAACTGAAGCTGAATATATTGCAGCTGGAAGCTGCTGTGCACAGATTTTGTGGATCAAGCAACAGCTTGAAGACTTTGGATTACAGATTAACAAAGTACCTCTACTTTGTGACAACACAAATGCCATCAACTTGA